tatatgtccaaacgctagcttaaAATCTTGAACTCAGTGCTAgggattttgtttttaaaattctttattttttttcttttgtgtgaaTTATTCTTAGTGTCATGTGTTTCAACTAGGAGTATTAGGTGCTTTAGCTCAAATGAAATGTGGAACCATAAATCAAAATTGGAAATGACAATTATTGGATGTTGGGCTGACAATTATTGGAAATGATGTATAATATTTAGAAAATACTATAATTTTGCTGCTGTTGACGGCTTGAAATTGAGGCAGTGCAATTCAAATTTCTTGGGGAGTTGAAATTTTCTCAAAGTTCAGTGTTTTGTTTTGTATACAATGGAAAGGGTTGATGATTCTAAGGAGTTTATCcacctttttcttttcaaatatcaCATTAGTAGAGGAAGAGGGTCATTAGTTTATaaggagttctagttttttggagtAAATAAGACCAACTGTGTTTTACCAAGTTCTGGCTTTGAAGAGTTTGTAGATGTTAGAGATTATTTTCTCGCTTTTTTCTTCAAGGTGGGAAGGAGGATGAGTATTTTCTGATTCTGTTAGATCCGTTTACTTTTTGAGTAATATTGTCAATAGCACATTGTGGCAGCCTGATTAGAACAAGGGTGTTTTTCATTTCTACCTATTCTTTCCTCGATATTCTTATTGGAAAGTAAAGAGGAAGCTCTCACAATTTGAAGTAGTTTTTTTCAGTAAATAAGAAACAAGAAACTGAACAAAGCGATAAAATATTTGACATATTACTACTTGATAGACAGCTGAAGTTCTGTTTTACTGTAACATCATCATGGAAAGTTGATGATTAGCAATGTTAGTTGCTTGTTGTGCTGCTCTCAAGAGGAACTTGTGAGATTTTCAGTATAACAAGATAAACTGGTGAACAGAAACATTGTAATTACCAGAGAAAAAGAAAACGAAAAGTATTATGTAATAGCAGGGAGCAAAATGGGAAGAATGTAATATGCATCTACAACTTCTACAATGTGGAAAACCAAATGACCAATTATTTATGAATAAGCTCTGGCCTCTTGTATTTTCTGGTAGAGACTTTTCAAGTAGGAAGGAGGTCCTGATGCTCATTGTAGCACTACCCAAACACTACTCTAAAATCTCTCTCTCCCCCTTCTATGTATATGCACACAAGCAGATTCTTATTAGACATTAGAGTAGAAATAGCTTGTGTATTGTGAGAACATTGCTTCCCTTCACAGTTATGAGAATATACATATTAGTTGATGATATTGTACTTTGTTTCCTTTTATAAATGCAAGGCAGAGAGACTGAAATGGGTTGATGAAGAGTTTGAAATGATTGTCTTTTCTGACAACTTTATCAATTCTCAAGATGAAACTGTCAACCGCGTTAGAAATGAGCTGGATCGTGCTGATATTTTGGTGCTGGTTGCTGTTAGTAAGGAAGGATCAGTCAACTGGATACAGACTAACAGCCAGAATGTCCCAAATACCATATGCTTTGATTCCTCTTCGGCACTGAGAAACAAGCTGGGCGGAATTTTGATTGAAACTGAAAAAAGAGGAGACATATTCAGCAGTTTACTTCCATTCTCTCAATCTAAGAAAATGAATGAATCTGTAGAGATAGTTCGAACAGTATCTGAGGCTTGGGAAAGGCATAACGCTGATGACATACGGTTCTGCTTATTAGTTATAATTAATTCTTATATAACACCGGTTTCAACACTGCAGAACCTTAGAGCAAAAGGATTCTCCACCCTGAACTGCATGGTGACAAATTGCGGACCTCAGATATTGAATTGTCTACTGGATCCTAATTGTAGGAAGGCACTTCAGTGCTTGAACCAGTGCAGCCCTGTAGATCAAGTATGCAATTATCGGTGTATTGCTTCATATGAGAGTCAATACCTGGAAGAGTTTTCTCTCTGTGTACTACAGAAGAATAACTGTCTTGAGCTCGACGCAAAGATCCCTGAAAAACCTTATGTGCCTCCAATGACCGAGTTTCGAGGGGAAATATTGTCTTCTGAAATAGCTGAGGACCTTTTTGTGGGTTGGTTAGGGACATTGAATTGGAGTTGGCGCGTTGTAGCAGGGCAGAATCCAGCTTATGATCAATTTCCATGCCAGTACCAGCTATACTATCGGGGAAAAGCTAGAGGATCATTCTGGTATGAGCCAGTTTTCCAGGTAAGAACACTTGAAGATAACTTAGTCTGGAGAAGGCGCAAGTATAGAGTGAAAAGAGGAAAAGTTCCCGGAACATTTCAATTCAGTGTATTGGATAATGGAGTTGTTTCAATTGAGTCGTGGACAATTGTGGATGTTTCTGATGATTTAAGCTGGGGTTTGTTTCACTATCATGGAGCTGCACGAGTGGCGGGGCAGTCATATACCGGGGCAGTTCTTGTGAGCCCAGATGGCCAATATCCAGCTGAGAGGGAAAAAGAAAGGTTGGTATCTGCATTGGATAGATGTGGCATCAAAGAGTGGGAGCTATTCAATGTTGATAATTGTTCATGtgaaggtccaccattggggctTCCGGAGGGGTCAAGTTTGCATTCTAAGATTGAAGTCCAAGAGGGCAGGACACATGCTTCAGTATAGGAGCCTGCAATTTTTTGTTAAAACTAAACTTGTATTTTGTATAGTTGATTGATAGGTCAATCATGGTTAATGGCTGTTGTTACATCCTGTTTAAACCAGATGGAGTTCAAGTAAAAAGTTGTAGAGATATGTTCTTGCAAAATATAGTGCTCATTAAGTAAATGACCTTTTTTAGTTGCACATAATTAAGGGATGTTTTTAACTTTCCTGCCACTTACGTTATCATCCTTCAATTtaccttcttgttttcttttacctTCCTTATGATGATGTACTTCAAAAAGAATGGAAGGCTAATTCTGATTAGACCTGCGTTTCCAATTTTACAAATAGTGACATATTACTTATGCTTGTTTTCCCAACTGTATATTAAGAAGGTGAGAACAAATACAGGTTTCGAGTCATCAATAACCATTGCTGACATAAATATTGAAGTTGATACAACACAAAATCTTGTCTACTACATGTTCTGAGTGAATAGAAATATACTGGAGTGTTTTGCTATACAAatctttagaagaaaaaaaaggagtaaAGGGAATAATCAAAGGCAGCTGGCTAATCTGCATATCTGACAAATTTTGAAACTATTTTTCTGATCTAATGAAAACTAAATATGGTTATAACTTAGGGAGCAGCTCCTCTTTCAACTTCAAGACACTCGAAGCATTTTATTGCTATGGGGCCGCAAAATCGTCCGCAATGGCTCCTCCTCGTCAAGTATTCTTGGATGTTCTTTCCAAAAGCTCGTGTCAATTATATTACAGTGTTCAACAACTACTTTGTCATTTCCAGTTAGTTCATCCTGCattaaaaagcaaaaaagaagataTAAGAACAAGTGAACACCCATTTCACCAGTCTGATCCGCACCAAAAGTCAAAGCAATGGTACATATCGCGAATAAACCTGTGTGCCGAGTGTAGCTTCTGAATGTGAAGAATACATGAGACTAAAAACAAATTTACACAATTGAGATTGAAACATCTGATTGATTGAAACATGCTCGTGATGGATTAATTATTACATTAATGACAAGAACCAAAAGCCACTTCTTAAGGTAATATTCAAGTTGTTTACAAGTGATGCCAGACCTAATTTATTCACAACAAAACCTTTTGAGCATACAGTTTATTATATCCGTATGGCGGTGGAAGGCCAAAACAAAAGGAATTCTGGCTTGGTCTATAATATCATCAAACATAAGATAAAGTACTTCAagcaaagagagagagagagagagagagagagagagagagagagatttactTTGTCCTGGAAAACAGAGGAACCCATCCGAAACATGATCGGTAGCGCATTGTAATCAATGCCAAACTGGGCAAGCAATTCATTCTTTTCCTGAGTTTGGGTACCCTGCAGAACAAAACAGAATCTTATGGTCATTGGACTATCAAGATTAATATCATGCATACCTGCTTATATCTGATCAGAACAGGATGACAGATATGGAAGTAACAGATCTACTGATTTATCAAGGTTAAATCAAAGTTTGAGTATATATTTGAGTGTGCGGTCGATTTCTACAGAGTCAAATTAAACAAGTCAAAAGATTATTAATGTACACTGTAATTTGTCAAAATCTCCTAGACGAAAACAGTTACCTTTAGGAACTGAGGTTTCAGTGCCAATAGA
The sequence above is drawn from the Nicotiana tabacum cultivar K326 chromosome 13, ASM71507v2, whole genome shotgun sequence genome and encodes:
- the LOC107788911 gene encoding violaxanthin de-epoxidase, chloroplastic-like, whose translation is MNVNVAPSSSINSPATFPVNRRSSVAGLLNPLLLRCRKTKVSVFSSSLDRKIRATRRILAAAALEMKEAEKKTSSPVRIVSIVGEDSVSPLNSAPWLDVMLHTAERLKWVDEEFEMIVFSDNFINSQDETVNRVRNELDRADILVLVAVSKEGSVNWIQTNSQNVPNTICFDSSSALRNKLGGILIETEKRGDIFSSLLPFSQSKKMNESVEIVRTVSEAWERHNADDIRFCLLVIINSYITPVSTLQNLRAKGFSTLNCMVTNCGPQILNCLLDPNCRKALQCLNQCSPVDQVCNYRCIASYESQYLEEFSLCVLQKNNCLELDAKIPEKPYVPPMTEFRGEILSSEIAEDLFVGWLGTLNWSWRVVAGQNPAYDQFPCQYQLYYRGKARGSFWYEPVFQVRTLEDNLVWRRRKYRVKRGKVPGTFQFSVLDNGVVSIESWTIVDVSDDLSWGLFHYHGAARVAGQSYTGAVLVSPDGQYPAEREKERLVSALDRCGIKEWELFNVDNCSCEGPPLGLPEGSSLHSKIEVQEGRTHASV